From one uncultured Paludibacter sp. genomic stretch:
- the guaA gene encoding GMP synthetase (glutamine aminotransferase) (Evidence 2a : Function from experimental evidences in other organisms; PubMedId : 2982857, 3894345, 8548458; Product type e : enzyme): MEKIIILDFGSQTTQLIGRRIRELNEYCEILPYNKFPADTSGVKGVILSGSPYSVYDSNSFKIDLSSIRKNFPVLGICYGAQLMVQSSGGKVEPVGTREYGRASLSDIALKDELLDGINNGSQIWMSHGDSITKLPERFQKIASTDDVELAAYKIEGEKTWGVQFHPEVYHTLDGMLILENFLKICGCKQDWSPASFIETTIKELKEQLGNEKVVLGLSGGVDSSVAAVLLHKAIGKNLTCIFVDHGLLRKDEFETVLYDYTHLGINVIGIDVKERFYNALKGVTEPEQKRKIIGAGFIEVFEEEARKIKDVKWLAQGTIYPDVIESLSITGTVIKSHHNVGGLPEKMNLKLCEPLRLLFKDEVRKVGYELGMMSHLIKRHPFPGPGLAVRILGEITPEKIQVLQEADDIFIRGLREWNLYDVVWQAAVILLPIHSVGVMGDERTYENAVALRAVTSTDAMTADWAQLPHDFLAKISNDIINKVKGVNRVVYDISSKPPATIEWE; the protein is encoded by the coding sequence ATGGAAAAAATAATTATTCTTGATTTCGGTTCGCAAACAACCCAACTTATTGGTCGCAGAATTAGGGAGTTAAATGAATATTGCGAAATTCTTCCTTACAATAAATTCCCGGCTGATACAAGTGGGGTCAAAGGTGTAATTCTTTCCGGAAGTCCATATTCCGTATATGATTCAAATTCTTTCAAAATAGATTTATCATCGATAAGAAAAAATTTCCCGGTATTAGGAATTTGCTATGGAGCTCAACTAATGGTACAAAGCTCAGGGGGGAAAGTAGAACCGGTTGGAACACGCGAATATGGAAGAGCGTCTCTGTCTGATATAGCGTTAAAAGATGAATTACTCGATGGGATAAACAACGGTTCTCAAATTTGGATGTCGCACGGCGACAGCATAACAAAGCTTCCTGAAAGATTTCAAAAAATTGCAAGTACCGATGACGTAGAATTGGCTGCGTATAAAATTGAAGGAGAAAAAACGTGGGGAGTACAATTTCATCCTGAAGTATATCACACTTTAGACGGGATGTTGATTTTAGAAAATTTTCTTAAAATCTGCGGATGTAAACAAGATTGGTCGCCGGCATCTTTTATCGAAACCACCATAAAAGAACTAAAAGAACAACTCGGAAATGAAAAAGTGGTATTGGGACTTTCGGGTGGAGTTGATTCTTCGGTTGCGGCAGTTTTGTTGCATAAAGCCATCGGTAAAAATCTGACCTGTATTTTCGTTGACCATGGTTTATTACGTAAAGATGAATTTGAAACCGTATTATATGACTATACGCATTTGGGTATCAATGTAATAGGCATTGATGTAAAAGAGCGTTTTTATAACGCCTTGAAAGGCGTAACAGAACCGGAACAAAAAAGAAAAATTATTGGAGCGGGATTTATTGAAGTTTTTGAAGAAGAAGCGCGTAAAATAAAAGATGTAAAATGGTTGGCACAAGGTACTATTTATCCCGATGTAATTGAATCTCTTTCCATTACCGGAACGGTAATAAAATCGCATCATAATGTGGGAGGACTTCCCGAAAAGATGAATCTGAAACTTTGTGAACCTTTACGTTTACTTTTCAAAGACGAAGTGCGCAAAGTAGGATATGAATTGGGAATGATGAGTCACTTAATTAAACGTCATCCTTTTCCCGGTCCGGGTTTGGCGGTGCGTATTTTAGGTGAGATTACTCCTGAAAAAATTCAAGTTTTGCAAGAAGCGGATGATATTTTTATAAGAGGATTACGTGAATGGAATCTTTATGACGTTGTTTGGCAGGCAGCTGTAATTTTGCTCCCAATTCATTCCGTGGGCGTTATGGGCGACGAACGCACCTATGAAAATGCCGTAGCATTACGAGCTGTAACTTCTACCGATGCGATGACTGCTGATTGGGCGCAACTTCCGCACGATTTCTTGGCAAAAATATCCAACGATATTATCAATAAAGTAAAAGGTGTAAACCGTGTGGTGTACGATATAAGCTCTAAACCGCCTGCGACTATTGAATGGGAATGA
- the yabD gene encoding Uncharacterized deoxyribonuclease YabD, translating into MIDTHSHIYLEEFDSDRDLAINRAKEAGVEKIILPNVDSESLPSLLHLEKQYPDYCFAAIGLHPTSVKESFEEELELVYSELKRRKYVAIGEIGIDLYWDKTFLKEQIKVFQMQIEWALEYNLPIIIHQRDSFRETLEALFPYKDKGLRGVFHSFGGXTDEAKEIXXFGGFVMGINGVVTFKNSNLAETIKHFPIENFIIETDAPYLTPVPFRGKRNESAYLKYVCEKIAETYSITFEEVSVITTTTAEKLFFN; encoded by the coding sequence ATGATTGACACCCATTCACATATTTATTTGGAAGAATTTGATTCCGATAGAGATTTAGCGATAAATCGAGCAAAAGAAGCCGGAGTTGAAAAAATTATTTTGCCAAATGTTGATAGCGAATCGTTGCCAAGTCTGCTGCATTTGGAAAAACAATATCCCGATTATTGCTTTGCTGCAATCGGGTTACATCCTACCAGCGTAAAAGAAAGTTTTGAAGAAGAGTTAGAACTCGTATATTCAGAATTAAAAAGGAGAAAATACGTAGCCATCGGTGAAATCGGCATTGACTTATATTGGGACAAAACTTTCCTAAAAGAACAAATCAAAGTATTTCAAATGCAAATTGAATGGGCATTGGAATATAATTTACCNATCATAATTCATCAGCGGGATTCATTCAGAGAAACCTTGGAAGCTCTTTTTCCTTATAAAGATAAAGGTCTTCGCGGCGTTTTTCACAGTTTTGGAGGAANCACTGATGAAGCAAAAGAAATTNTTNATTTTGGCGGCTTTGTAATGGGAATTAACGGAGTGGTTACATTCAAAAACTCCAACCTTGCCGAAACCATAAAACATTTTCCTATAGAAAATTTTATTATTGAAACGGACGCGCCGTATCTCACGCCTGTTCCCTTTAGAGGAAAAAGAAACGAAAGCGCTTATCTGAAATATGTTTGTGAGAAGATTGCTGAAACTTACAGTATTACTTTCGAAGAAGTGTCAGTAATAACTACAACAACGGCAGAAAAATTATTTTTTAATTGA
- a CDS encoding conserved hypothetical protein (Evidence 4 : Unknown function but conserved in other organisms) — protein sequence MYQVYVLYSKSFNKYYIGQTNNVTERLKRHNNGYVKSTSNYLPWELIGFIEKETRAEAMKLETKLKNLNKSRIKIFITKYLSN from the coding sequence ATGTATCAAGTGTATGTTTTATATTCAAAGTCTTTTAATAAATATTACATTGGGCAAACTAACAATGTTACAGAAAGACTGAAACGGCATAATAACGGTTATGTAAAGTCAACTTCAAATTATTTGCCTTGGGAATTAATTGGATTTATTGAAAAAGAAACTCGCGCTGAAGCTATGAAGTTAGAAACAAAGCTCAAAAATCTCAATAAATCAAGGATTAAGATATTCATTACAAAGTATTTATCAAATTAA
- a CDS encoding Band 7 protein, producing MSFSIPLIILLVLAFGVIITGLFTVNQGYVAVITMFGKYRRVVGPGLHLKIPYLEAIYRRISIQNRSVELEFQAITQDQANVYFKAMVLYTVMNQSEEIVKNVAFKFVDDRNFMQALIRTIEGTIRSFVATKKQAEILGLRTEIVQEVKMHMDETLESWGYHMIDIQLNDITFDDEIIKSMAKVVASNNLKAAAENEGQALLITKTKAAEAEGNAIKISALAEKEAAMQRGQGIALFRQEMAKGMASAAKEMNEADLDSSFLLFSMWTDAIKNFAENGQGNVIFLDGSTEGMKKTVNEMMAMMQLEKKNASAKK from the coding sequence ATGTCATTTTCAATACCATTAATTATTCTGTTAGTATTAGCTTTCGGGGTTATTATTACAGGTCTTTTTACTGTAAATCAAGGTTATGTGGCAGTTATTACAATGTTTGGAAAGTACCGCCGTGTTGTTGGTCCGGGTCTTCATCTGAAAATCCCCTACCTGGAAGCAATTTATCGTCGCATTTCCATTCAAAACCGTTCCGTAGAACTTGAATTTCAGGCAATTACACAGGATCAGGCAAATGTTTATTTTAAAGCCATGGTGCTTTATACGGTAATGAATCAGTCGGAAGAAATTGTGAAAAACGTGGCTTTCAAATTTGTTGACGACCGTAATTTTATGCAGGCGTTAATACGCACCATTGAAGGAACAATTCGTAGTTTTGTGGCAACAAAAAAACAAGCTGAAATTCTCGGACTTCGTACCGAAATTGTTCAGGAAGTAAAAATGCACATGGATGAAACGCTTGAATCTTGGGGTTATCATATGATTGATATTCAGTTAAATGACATTACATTCGACGATGAAATTATCAAATCAATGGCAAAAGTAGTAGCATCCAACAATTTGAAAGCTGCTGCCGAAAATGAAGGACAAGCATTGTTGATTACAAAAACAAAAGCCGCTGAAGCGGAAGGAAACGCCATTAAAATCTCGGCATTAGCTGAAAAAGAAGCTGCGATGCAGCGCGGACAAGGTATTGCGCTTTTCCGTCAGGAAATGGCAAAAGGTATGGCTTCTGCAGCTAAAGAAATGAATGAAGCCGATTTGGATTCTTCGTTCTTATTGTTTAGTATGTGGACAGACGCTATTAAAAACTTTGCAGAAAACGGACAAGGAAATGTTATTTTCCTTGATGGCTCCACTGAAGGAATGAAAAAAACCGTAAACGAAATGATGGCAATGATGCAATTGGAGAAAAAGAACGCATCCGCAAAAAAATAA